In one window of Desulforhabdus amnigena DNA:
- a CDS encoding acyl-CoA dehydrogenase family protein: MDFNFSEEQEMLRETIQKFCRNELSKEKVRWMDENCNFVPDDIWNGLVDLGVHGLCIPEQYGGLGQGHVDQMVVMEELATASAAVALGVGATLSFGATPLVHLGTEEQKERHLPRIAQGSEKWAMALTEPEGGTDILGAMRTRAEDKGDHWLLNGRKIFITGAHVADYIMTVAITDPEAKRANGLSVFIVPRETAGLETRLIPKLGCHACGANFVYYDDVRIPKENLLGTLNDGWRGLLNVLNPERIGTAVLSLGVAKAAFRDAFEYAKERNAFGGPIARFQSLQHYLADIAIEIENARNLVYKCAWLADQGKPMHIEACMAKIVAARASEKAAIWGMEILGGYGYTMEYDMQRYFRDYKQMVFSPISDEMAKNMIMQFMGYPKSW; this comes from the coding sequence ATGGATTTCAATTTCAGTGAAGAACAAGAGATGTTGCGCGAAACCATCCAGAAGTTCTGCCGCAATGAGTTGAGCAAAGAAAAAGTGCGCTGGATGGATGAAAACTGCAATTTCGTCCCGGATGACATCTGGAACGGACTGGTGGATCTCGGGGTGCACGGCCTTTGCATTCCCGAGCAGTATGGCGGACTCGGGCAGGGGCACGTCGATCAGATGGTTGTGATGGAAGAGCTGGCTACGGCTTCGGCTGCCGTCGCGCTCGGCGTCGGAGCGACCCTGTCGTTTGGGGCCACTCCCCTCGTGCACTTGGGGACGGAGGAGCAGAAAGAGCGCCACCTGCCCCGCATTGCGCAGGGCAGCGAGAAATGGGCCATGGCCTTGACCGAGCCGGAGGGGGGCACGGACATTCTGGGCGCGATGCGCACCCGGGCCGAGGACAAGGGAGATCACTGGCTGCTAAACGGCCGCAAGATCTTCATTACCGGCGCTCACGTGGCCGACTACATCATGACCGTCGCCATCACCGATCCCGAAGCGAAGCGAGCCAACGGATTGAGCGTCTTTATCGTCCCGCGCGAAACCGCAGGACTTGAAACCCGCCTCATCCCCAAACTGGGCTGCCACGCCTGCGGAGCAAACTTCGTCTACTACGACGATGTGCGCATCCCCAAGGAAAACCTGCTCGGCACGCTCAATGACGGCTGGCGGGGGCTGCTCAATGTCCTCAATCCCGAGCGCATAGGCACTGCCGTCCTGAGCCTTGGAGTCGCCAAGGCAGCTTTCAGAGATGCCTTCGAGTACGCCAAGGAGCGCAACGCCTTCGGGGGCCCCATCGCCCGTTTCCAAAGCCTTCAGCACTATCTGGCCGATATCGCCATCGAAATCGAAAACGCACGAAACCTCGTCTACAAGTGCGCCTGGCTCGCCGATCAGGGAAAGCCCATGCACATCGAGGCCTGCATGGCAAAGATCGTCGCCGCACGGGCCTCCGAGAAGGCTGCGATCTGGGGCATGGAGATCCTGGGCGGGTACGGCTACACCATGGAATACGACATGCAGCGATATTTTAGAGATTACAAGCAGATGGTCTTCTCGCCCATCTCCGATGAGATGGCAAAGAACATGATCATGCAGTTCATGGGCTACCCGAAGAGCTGGTGA
- a CDS encoding thiolase family protein, which translates to MSKSKIAIVGIGEVPTGIYPQRLPWEIIYETCTQAVQDSGLDKNDIEAVVTVAPQAQARLSAEISFGKIPEELGLKGCKDVCICNAGGASTSNCIRLAEHLIDTGAARTVLIPHVTVHSCIQQDELIEFFAQAGMDLQWEYPFGTTYNAIIAMLTRRYMHESGATPEEMAAIVVSMRKWAALDPNSMFFNKKVPSIEEILASPMVADPLHKRECNMLADGGAAMVVTSAELAPKVTATPVYKLGEGSVFFTACPVLRDNDMMIRGFRDSAAKALSEAGLTKEDIDIWNIYLAYPVGHPLMMEALGLCEPGQGCKPFMEGSTSPGGKMPWSTIGDAIGRGHTGSGVSTATYVDTARQLMGKAGSRQVQGARFVFQNTSGGSGMNNIATVWGKELI; encoded by the coding sequence ATGAGCAAGAGCAAAATCGCGATCGTCGGGATTGGAGAAGTTCCCACGGGAATCTATCCCCAGAGGTTACCATGGGAAATCATTTACGAGACCTGCACGCAAGCGGTGCAGGATTCGGGGCTGGACAAGAACGACATTGAAGCGGTCGTCACAGTCGCGCCGCAGGCGCAGGCCAGGCTGAGCGCTGAAATCTCCTTCGGAAAGATTCCCGAAGAGTTGGGACTCAAAGGCTGCAAAGACGTCTGCATCTGCAACGCGGGAGGCGCCTCCACTTCCAACTGCATTCGCCTCGCCGAGCATTTGATCGATACCGGGGCTGCACGTACAGTCCTTATCCCTCACGTCACGGTCCACTCCTGCATCCAGCAGGACGAGCTGATCGAGTTCTTCGCCCAGGCCGGCATGGACCTCCAGTGGGAGTATCCTTTCGGAACGACCTACAATGCCATCATCGCCATGCTGACCCGGCGCTATATGCATGAATCGGGCGCCACCCCGGAAGAGATGGCCGCGATTGTCGTGTCGATGCGCAAGTGGGCCGCCCTCGATCCGAATTCCATGTTCTTCAACAAGAAAGTCCCCTCCATAGAAGAAATCCTCGCATCCCCCATGGTTGCGGACCCGCTCCACAAAAGGGAGTGCAACATGCTGGCCGACGGCGGCGCCGCTATGGTGGTGACCTCGGCCGAGCTTGCACCGAAAGTGACTGCGACCCCTGTCTACAAGCTTGGCGAAGGCTCTGTCTTTTTCACAGCATGCCCCGTGCTCAGAGATAACGACATGATGATTCGCGGCTTCAGGGATTCCGCGGCAAAAGCCCTCTCCGAAGCCGGCCTCACCAAAGAAGACATCGATATCTGGAACATCTACCTGGCCTATCCGGTGGGCCACCCGCTCATGATGGAAGCCCTCGGGCTCTGTGAGCCGGGCCAGGGATGCAAGCCCTTTATGGAAGGCAGCACGTCGCCCGGGGGAAAAATGCCCTGGTCCACCATAGGCGACGCCATTGGACGGGGACACACCGGCTCCGGTGTCAGCACCGCGACCTACGTGGACACCGCCCGCCAGCTCATGGGCAAAGCCGGAAGCCGCCAAGTGCAGGGAGCCCGGTTCGTCTTTCAGAATACGTCCGGGGGATCCGGCATGAACAACATCGCTACCGTATGGGGAAAGGAGCTGATATGA
- a CDS encoding enoyl-CoA hydratase-related protein: MTEQYTKPIPVVQPWSEAFWKATKKHTLLIQKCETCESLIFYPRKRCPDCWSSELGWQEASGRGKVYTFTVVRDMVETKFMPDLPYVLAMVELDESIRMMTRIVECDPAVVKIGMEVEVVFEDITEQHALPLFRPVDESLRIAPKDSGQAAKDSEPTLFMSPDDYQTILYEVSGPNGAVCRITLNRPEKRNSINRRMAVELRDAFRRVREDRAVGIVVLSGAGGQAFCSGGDLDVFPSLTEHQTCLNWLAHEGLDVQKAITDCEKVVIAKIDGHCLAGGLELALCCDLLYAKESAKMGLTEINMGILPGWGGTARIVRSMPIFRAREILYSGRKDYTAREMFEMGLLTRVFKDEEFEEQFDKAVALLAAKKPIALRMGKEIMAKSADGGSIDAALAVERNGIQWLTYAPDVQAMMDQFRKSVKS; this comes from the coding sequence ATGACAGAACAATACACCAAACCGATTCCTGTGGTCCAACCCTGGAGCGAAGCGTTCTGGAAGGCGACCAAAAAGCACACTCTTCTGATCCAAAAGTGCGAGACGTGCGAAAGCCTGATTTTCTATCCGAGGAAGCGCTGCCCCGACTGCTGGTCGTCCGAACTGGGATGGCAGGAAGCCTCCGGCCGGGGCAAAGTGTACACCTTCACCGTGGTCAGAGACATGGTCGAGACCAAATTCATGCCCGACCTTCCCTATGTACTGGCCATGGTGGAGCTCGATGAATCCATCCGCATGATGACCCGGATCGTCGAGTGCGATCCCGCTGTGGTCAAAATCGGCATGGAAGTCGAAGTGGTTTTCGAGGACATCACGGAGCAGCATGCCTTGCCCCTTTTCAGGCCCGTGGATGAGAGCCTGAGAATCGCTCCGAAGGATAGCGGGCAGGCCGCCAAGGATTCCGAGCCCACCCTCTTCATGAGCCCCGACGATTACCAGACGATTCTCTACGAGGTCAGCGGACCGAATGGTGCGGTATGCCGCATCACGTTGAACCGGCCCGAGAAGAGGAATTCCATCAACAGGCGCATGGCTGTGGAGCTGCGAGATGCCTTCCGAAGAGTCAGGGAAGACCGGGCTGTCGGCATCGTGGTTCTTTCTGGTGCTGGCGGGCAGGCCTTTTGCTCGGGTGGAGACCTGGATGTTTTCCCATCCCTGACCGAGCATCAAACGTGCCTCAACTGGCTTGCCCACGAAGGCCTTGATGTGCAGAAGGCCATCACGGACTGCGAAAAAGTGGTCATCGCCAAAATTGACGGCCACTGCCTGGCCGGCGGGCTCGAGCTTGCCCTGTGCTGCGACCTGCTCTACGCCAAGGAATCGGCCAAGATGGGCCTTACGGAGATCAATATGGGGATTCTCCCCGGATGGGGTGGAACGGCCAGAATCGTTCGAAGCATGCCGATCTTTCGCGCTCGGGAAATTCTCTACAGCGGCCGCAAGGATTATACGGCTCGCGAGATGTTTGAAATGGGTCTTCTCACACGGGTTTTCAAGGACGAGGAATTCGAGGAGCAATTCGATAAGGCCGTCGCCCTGCTCGCTGCCAAGAAGCCGATCGCTCTGCGGATGGGCAAGGAGATCATGGCCAAGTCGGCCGATGGAGGCAGCATTGATGCGGCTCTCGCGGTCGAGCGAAACGGCATCCAATGGCTGACCTACGCCCCGGACGTCCAGGCCATGATGGATCAATTCCGCAAGAGTGTGAAGAGCTAG